The sequence AAGCACCTTCTTTCAAAAGGTAATTTACGCCTTTTGAAAAAATATTATCAACCTGCCCTGGTAAAGCAAAAATTTCTCGACCTTGGTCAAGAGCGCAATTTGCTGTAATGAGAGCACCACTTCTTTGACCTGCTTCTATCACAAGCACACCTTTAGATAAACCAGAAACAATTCTGTTTCTTATGGGGAAATGAGAAGGTTCTGGTCTTGCAGAAAAATTAAACTCAGTAATTATAGCGCCGTTATTATCTAATATTCTTTCTGCAAGTTTAAAATTATCTCTTGGGTAAAAATTGTTAAAACCTGAGCCAAGAACTCCAACTGTTTTACCTGCTCCTTTTAGTGCTCCCTTATGGGCTGCTGTATCGATACCTCTTGCAAGTCCGCTTATGATAGTAAACCCTAAATAGGCAAGTTCAATTGCAAATTTTTCTGCCATTCTTCTTCCATACAAAGACGGATTGCGAGTGCCGATAATGGCTATAGTTTGCTCTGTTTTAGGTATTTTACCTTTAACGTAGAGCATAAAGGGAGGCGCATATATTTGTTTTAGAAGGTAGGGGTAATCTGCATCTTCTCTGGTAAGAATTTTAACATTCTGTTGACGGCAAAACCTAATCTCGTCTTGCCAAGGTAACTCTTCCCATTTGAGTATTTTTGCAACAACATTTTTAGGAACACTTGCTTCTCGTAATTCAATTTCTGATAATTGAAAAACCTTATCTATTGAGCCAGCTATTTTTAAAAGTTTCTTTAATCTCGCTGGACCCAATCCAGAAAGGTTCGCACATATCCAAAATTTTTTTTCTTCCATATTAAATTAAGGTTTATATTCAATAAAACTTATCTCGTCTATTGAGAACTGTGAATATTCAGTGAACTCTCCTCATTCCTTTTCCGCCTACGGCGACTTGTCTCGAGTACCTCCGAGGGGGTAAAACTCGCAAGACTAACTACAAAGGACGGAATGGGGGGCTGTGTTACCTTCTACTCGCCAATTTTACCATCCTGAACTTGTTTCAGGATCTCTAACCTAACCCACGCAAAAGTGGTAGC is a genomic window of bacterium containing:
- the dprA gene encoding DNA-processing protein DprA codes for the protein MEEKKFWICANLSGLGPARLKKLLKIAGSIDKVFQLSEIELREASVPKNVVAKILKWEELPWQDEIRFCRQQNVKILTREDADYPYLLKQIYAPPFMLYVKGKIPKTEQTIAIIGTRNPSLYGRRMAEKFAIELAYLGFTIISGLARGIDTAAHKGALKGAGKTVGVLGSGFNNFYPRDNFKLAERILDNNGAIITEFNFSARPEPSHFPIRNRIVSGLSKGVLVIEAGQRSGALITANCALDQGREIFALPGQVDNIFSKGVNYLLKEGALLVENTQDILDSLNLELKIPKKTKKITHKGLTKTENKILATIGNKKMHIEELLSVSELKHREVSDSLLSLLIKGLIVELPGKIYSKK